A region of Brevundimonas sp. NIBR10 DNA encodes the following proteins:
- a CDS encoding DUF4153 domain-containing protein, whose amino-acid sequence MSGETSTTSGRAGLGHDEAGRNVAIARLVIGLSQGLALWALYRADQGYGGQSVWPATVPMLFAALVLIAAYLPIVVLAGVGRLRIRTLMIWGVVAAVALALLAMHDVARASRINDAFGSFVILPFSAVALFIVHHLIVPADRERRWIAPFHVYFDTAWMAGVQMVLSIGFTGAFWLLLFLGSALFNVIGLKFLGDLIDEPWFALPLTGLVFATAVHLTDVRDGLIRGVRTVALMLLSWLLLVLTVLVAGFLAALPFTGLDGLWETGSATALVLSAAGALIILINTAYQDGRPDNLPPVVLRVAVRVASVLLTPLIFIAVWGLSLRIGQHGLTPDRIIAIACALVGAAYAAGYAAAALIPFARRGSPWMKALEPTNIAVAVLTVAVILALFSPLADPARLSVADQVKRLESGKVAADKFDYAFLANGSGKAGEKALETLKRSTNPEVARRAASARIDIQTAGISDDERLASDLVIEMLPQGTASPFGRSGPPSEAMRNCTRRQGGCVARLIDLNNDGQDDVLVAHQFAIVLFERDAGGQWLDRGSYTAACGGGDARDALRYEHLTPRPSPWPVLDVSKLGTWALQPGNLCDAAPNTNRPR is encoded by the coding sequence ATGAGCGGCGAGACTTCCACGACATCGGGACGCGCAGGGCTGGGCCACGACGAGGCCGGCCGGAACGTCGCCATCGCCCGGCTGGTCATCGGCCTGAGCCAGGGCCTCGCGCTCTGGGCCCTGTACCGGGCGGACCAAGGCTACGGGGGTCAGTCCGTCTGGCCGGCGACCGTGCCGATGCTGTTCGCGGCCCTGGTGCTGATCGCGGCCTATCTGCCCATCGTGGTGCTGGCGGGAGTCGGGCGTTTGCGGATCAGGACGCTGATGATCTGGGGCGTCGTCGCGGCCGTGGCGCTGGCACTGCTGGCCATGCATGACGTGGCCCGGGCCTCGAGGATCAACGACGCCTTCGGCTCGTTCGTGATCCTGCCGTTCAGCGCGGTGGCCCTGTTCATCGTCCATCATCTGATCGTGCCCGCCGATCGCGAGCGGCGCTGGATCGCGCCCTTCCATGTCTATTTCGACACCGCCTGGATGGCCGGGGTGCAGATGGTGCTGTCGATCGGCTTCACCGGGGCCTTCTGGCTGCTGCTGTTCCTGGGCTCGGCTCTGTTCAATGTCATCGGGCTGAAGTTTCTGGGCGACCTGATCGACGAGCCCTGGTTCGCCCTGCCCCTCACCGGCCTGGTCTTCGCGACGGCCGTGCATCTGACCGATGTCCGCGACGGGCTGATCCGGGGCGTCAGAACGGTGGCCCTCATGCTGCTGTCGTGGCTGCTGCTTGTGCTGACAGTACTGGTGGCGGGCTTCCTGGCGGCGCTGCCTTTCACCGGTCTGGACGGCCTGTGGGAGACGGGCAGCGCGACGGCGCTGGTGCTGTCGGCGGCCGGGGCCCTGATCATCCTCATCAACACGGCGTATCAGGATGGCAGACCCGACAACCTGCCGCCTGTGGTGCTGCGGGTCGCGGTGCGGGTCGCCTCGGTCCTGCTGACGCCCCTGATCTTCATCGCGGTCTGGGGGCTGTCCTTGCGTATCGGCCAGCATGGCCTGACGCCCGACAGGATCATCGCGATCGCCTGCGCGCTGGTCGGAGCCGCCTATGCCGCCGGATACGCCGCCGCCGCCCTGATCCCCTTCGCCCGCCGGGGCTCGCCCTGGATGAAGGCGCTGGAACCCACCAACATCGCCGTCGCCGTCCTGACCGTCGCGGTCATCCTCGCCCTGTTCAGTCCGCTCGCCGACCCGGCCCGGCTGTCGGTCGCCGATCAGGTCAAGCGGCTGGAGAGCGGGAAGGTGGCGGCGGACAAGTTCGACTATGCGTTCCTGGCGAATGGCAGCGGCAAGGCGGGGGAGAAGGCGTTGGAAACGCTCAAACGCTCGACCAATCCTGAAGTCGCGCGCCGCGCGGCGAGCGCACGGATTGATATTCAAACCGCAGGCATTTCGGACGATGAAAGACTCGCGTCCGATCTTGTAATCGAGATGCTTCCGCAAGGGACGGCGTCACCTTTCGGCCGCTCCGGTCCCCCATCGGAGGCCATGAGAAACTGCACGCGGCGTCAAGGCGGATGCGTGGCCCGTCTCATCGATCTGAACAATGACGGTCAAGACGACGTTCTGGTTGCTCACCAGTTCGCAATCGTGCTTTTCGAGCGTGATGCGGGTGGTCAATGGCTCGATCGGGGGAGCTATACCGCCGCCTGTGGTGGTGGCGATGCTCGGGACGCTCTTCGTTACGAACACTTGACCCCGCGCCCCTCGCCATGGCCCGTCCTCGACGTGTCGAAGCTCGGAACGTGGGCGTTGCAGCCAGGCAATCTGTGCGATGCCGCCCCAAACACCAACCGCCCCCGTTAA